The proteins below are encoded in one region of Silene latifolia isolate original U9 population chromosome 2, ASM4854445v1, whole genome shotgun sequence:
- the LOC141636313 gene encoding uncharacterized protein LOC141636313 encodes MLAITGNQDGEIWTVYIDGASNERGAGVGLVLRSPKGDMIVQAIRCEFKATNNKAEYEALILGMQMASGLKVRNLRVYSDSLLVVNHVNNEYVARDSKMIAYLKIATEQKLKFRTFKITQVPREQNVEADALATLGSTFQPAELSNIPITHVLTPAIQREPDQRPVKEDVHMQSAQGTRTLVSTVGQQDADWRVPYLNWLRDGTLPEDRKEAQSFRIKASRYIMIDNILFRKSLAGPCLRCLRKEEAETVLQDVHSGECGNHAGGRSLSNKILRQGYF; translated from the coding sequence ATGCTGGCGATAACAGGGAATCAGGATGGTGAGATATGGACCGTATACATTGATGGAGCCTCAAATGAAAGAGGGGCTGGTGTGGGTTTAGTCCTTCGATCTCCTAAAGGAGATATGATAGTACAAGCTATCAGGTGTgagttcaaggcaaccaacaacaaAGCCGAGTACGAAGCCCTTATACTTGGTATGCAGATGGCGTCAGGGCTCAAGGTGAGGAACCTGAGGGTATACAGCGACTCCTTACTTGTGGTAAATCATGTGAACAACGAATACGTAGCACGTgattcaaagatgatagcctACTTGAAGATAGCCACAGAGCAGAAATTAAAGTTTAGAACATTCAAGATAACTCAGGTGCCGCGGGAGCAGAACGTGGAGGCAGACGCACTGGCCACGTTAGGATCCACCTTCCAGCCCGCAGAACTATCAAACATACCGATTACCCATGTGTTGACCCCAGCCATCCAGAGGGAACCAGATCAGAGACCGGTGAAAGAGGATGTACACATGCAGAGTGCACAGGGAACCAGGACACTGGTTTCCACAGTAGGGCAGCAGGATGCAGATTGGAGGGTTCCATACCTAAATTGGTTAAGGGATGGGACACTCCCTGAAGACAGAAAGGAAGCACAAAGTTTCAGAATAAAAGCTTCCAGGTATATCATGATTGATAATATTCTCTTCAGAAAATCATTGGCAGGACCATGCCTCAGGTGCTTAAGAAAAGAGGAAGCTGAAACAGTACTGCAAGATGTACACAGCGGAGAATGCGGGAACCATGCTGGAGGGCGAAGTCTGTCAAACAAAATCTTGAGACAAGGGTATTTCTAG